The genomic window GTACGACAGGGGCCCGAAATAGCCGACGTCGATCTGCCCGCGCCGCATCGCCTCGATCATCGAGGAGTAGTCCGTCGTCACGACGAGCTCGACGTCGCGGCCTAGGGCCGAGGCGAGGTGGTCGCGCAGGGGCTGATTCTTGCGGATAATCGTCGCCGGCGACTCGTCGGGCAGCAGGGCGACCTTCAGCGGCCGGCCGCTCGCCGCGCGGTCCCCGCCGCCGCAGCCGGCCAGGAGGGACAGGCAGAGGGCCAGCGGGGCAAGGCCGATCCGGGCTGGTCGCCGCGTCATGGGGACACCTCGGCAAGGTCTCGTTCGTGGAGGCGGTCGCCGTAGATCCGGGCCAGGTCGCCGGGCGTCAGGCGGTCCGCCGGCCCGTCGAAGGCGATCGCGCCGTCGCGGAGCCCGATGACGCGATCGGTGACCCGGGTCGCGAGCCGGACGTCGTGGAGGTTGCAGACGACGGTCACGCCGCGGTCCCGGTTGATCTCCCGGAGCAGGTCGAGGACCTCGCGGCCGGTCACCGGGTCGAGGCTGGAGATCGGCTCGTCGGCCAGCAGCACGGCCGGGTCGTGCGCCAGGGCCCGGGCGATCCCCACCCGCTGCCGCTGCCCGCCGCTGAGCGTCGAGACGCGGGCCTGCACCTTCGCGCCCAGGCCCACCCGCTCGATCGCGGCCCGGGCGACCCGCCGGTCCTCGCCCGAGAAGACGACGTCCCAGGGCGCCTTCCCCGCGAGCCGGCCGACCAGGACGTTCCGGAGCACGCTCAGGTTGCCGTGGACGTTGACGCCCTGGAAGATGAACCCGATCCGCTTCCGGACCGCCGCCAGCCGGCGACGGTCCAGCACGATGCCGTCCACGGCGATCGACCCGCCGGAGGGCGCGACCAGCCCGTTCAGGCAGCGCAGCAGCGTCGACTTGCCTGCCCCGCTCGGCCCGAGCACCGCGACGAACTCCCCGCGCGGCACGCGGAACGTCACCCCGTCGAGCACCCTCAGCGGGCCGAACGACTTCGTCAGGTGCTCCACATCGATCATCGGATCGCCCGCTTCGCCCCACGGCTCGCGTGGGAACTTATGGTTAGACCCTCATCCTACGCGGGCCCGGCGGCCCCTGCGTGAAGATCGCATGAAGGGCCGCCCTCGATCGACCGCCTGCGATCCTTCTCGCCCGACCCTGAAGCGGCCGACCATCGCGGCGGACCCCCCGAAAATGAGCCGTAAGGAGCCCTATTCAGGCCACGAAGACCCTCGTCCTCGAGGAGTCGGCCGGGCGGCCCAAGGACGCTAAGGGGCAGGCACCGACGGTTCCCCCCGGGGAAATAGAACCGACACCGACGGTTCCCCCCGTTTGCTGACCGGGCATCATCGCCCGGCCCCTCCCGTACGGCGCAAGATACTTCCTCGGTCAAGCGGGGTTTGATTCGAGATTCAGTTCCATTCGTAGCCCATAGCCCCAGTGTACCTCTCGAATCTTTGATCAAACCGTGATTTAATGGATTTCAGTCGATCAATTGACCCACCGAAGGCGCCCGCCTTCAAAAGAGACATGTCTGGGCCTACCTGGTCGATCAATTTCTGAAGCTCGGCGGCGACTGCACCCCCGCCTTGAAGGACGAACAGGCCATGCGGCCCCCACACATCAAGCGAACTTGGATTCCGCATATCTTCTTGGTCTGCATAAGACAGGGCGGCTATATATTCGAATCGATTAAAGGCTTCTCGAAATTCACGTTCCCCTGACACATAACCATAAAACTCGGGACGAAGCTTATCGAAGAGATGCTGGCTCGCAGGTAGCTTTTCAAATGCATCTGCTCCTGGAAGGTTTTTGGCAATCCCCTCAAACAGCTGCACAAGATAAGAGTCACCGATTCGATGCCAGAGGCTATTCTTGGCACGCTTGCCAGTGCG from Aquisphaera giovannonii includes these protein-coding regions:
- a CDS encoding phosphonate ABC transporter ATP-binding protein codes for the protein MIDVEHLTKSFGPLRVLDGVTFRVPRGEFVAVLGPSGAGKSTLLRCLNGLVAPSGGSIAVDGIVLDRRRLAAVRKRIGFIFQGVNVHGNLSVLRNVLVGRLAGKAPWDVVFSGEDRRVARAAIERVGLGAKVQARVSTLSGGQRQRVGIARALAHDPAVLLADEPISSLDPVTGREVLDLLREINRDRGVTVVCNLHDVRLATRVTDRVIGLRDGAIAFDGPADRLTPGDLARIYGDRLHERDLAEVSP